One stretch of Amycolatopsis sp. NBC_00345 DNA includes these proteins:
- a CDS encoding alpha/beta hydrolase, producing the protein MSKEQRAKIAEMLRRPLSVNPAPVEEMRAGFATLMATMLVPEEIRTTESTLGGRRAVLVEPAANPRAGTILYFHGGSFVVGSPETAMTLTGNLVVKTGFRSFSLDYRLAPEHPFPAGIEDCVAAYRALLESGEDPSAIAFAGDSAGGGLSVTTCLAARAAGLPLPAAIVTFSAGLDATRTGESMDTKAGIDPLLTRESLKPTGEMYFGGQDPLQELLSPAVLADLTGFPPMLLQVGTNEILLDDSTRLAARARDAEVDVILDVTAGVPHVFQSFAGVLDEADQALDRAALFLTQQLKL; encoded by the coding sequence ATGAGCAAGGAACAACGCGCGAAGATCGCCGAGATGCTGCGCCGTCCGCTGTCCGTGAACCCGGCGCCGGTCGAGGAGATGCGGGCGGGGTTCGCGACGCTGATGGCCACGATGCTCGTGCCGGAGGAGATCCGGACCACGGAGTCGACGCTCGGGGGGCGGCGGGCCGTGCTGGTCGAGCCGGCCGCGAACCCGCGCGCCGGGACGATCCTGTACTTCCACGGTGGCTCCTTCGTCGTCGGCTCGCCCGAGACCGCGATGACGCTGACGGGGAACCTGGTGGTCAAAACCGGTTTCCGGTCCTTCTCGCTGGACTACCGGCTCGCCCCCGAGCACCCGTTCCCGGCCGGGATCGAGGACTGCGTAGCCGCCTACCGCGCCCTGCTGGAAAGCGGCGAGGACCCTTCGGCCATCGCGTTCGCCGGGGATTCCGCCGGCGGCGGCCTGTCCGTGACGACCTGCCTCGCCGCCCGCGCCGCGGGGCTGCCGCTGCCCGCGGCGATCGTGACCTTCTCCGCGGGGCTCGACGCCACGCGGACCGGCGAAAGCATGGACACCAAAGCCGGTATCGACCCGCTCCTCACGCGCGAGAGCCTGAAGCCGACCGGCGAGATGTACTTCGGGGGCCAGGACCCGCTTCAGGAACTGCTCAGCCCCGCCGTCCTCGCCGACCTGACCGGATTCCCGCCGATGCTGCTCCAGGTGGGCACCAACGAGATCCTCCTGGACGACTCCACGCGCCTGGCCGCCCGCGCACGGGACGCCGAGGTGGACGTGATCCTCGACGTCACCGCCGGCGTGCCGCACGTGTTCCAGTCGTTCGCCGGTGTCCTCGACGAGGCCGACCAGGCGCTCGACCGCGCGGCGCTTTTCCTTACCCAGCAACTCAAGCTGTGA
- a CDS encoding LysR family transcriptional regulator substrate-binding protein produces the protein MGRQVARHAHAAAGHLRAIESLAANADPPRLRIGAVASALVRLVPGALARFRREWPAARVLSVQGDDDELAAWLAAETVDLVVTTRPIAGAGREIVDEFLAVLPRDHRLGRDGRAGLAELADAGLADPGGTCAPVVAAHFAAHGVDWRPDHLVRDVATALAMAEAGITAGVAPAMAVPSPPPPGVRLMPLDPPLHRTVYACHRPDDTHAGAFAQLLTA, from the coding sequence GTGGGCCGTCAGGTCGCGCGGCACGCCCACGCCGCGGCGGGCCACCTGCGCGCCATCGAATCCCTGGCCGCGAACGCCGATCCTCCGCGGCTGCGGATCGGTGCCGTCGCCAGCGCACTGGTCCGGCTGGTCCCCGGCGCGCTCGCGCGCTTCCGCCGCGAGTGGCCGGCCGCCCGGGTCCTCAGCGTCCAGGGTGACGACGACGAGCTGGCGGCCTGGCTGGCCGCGGAGACCGTCGACCTGGTCGTGACCACCCGGCCGATCGCGGGAGCCGGGCGGGAGATCGTGGACGAGTTCCTCGCGGTCCTGCCCCGCGACCACCGGCTCGGCCGGGATGGCCGGGCGGGCCTCGCCGAACTGGCGGACGCGGGCCTCGCCGACCCGGGCGGCACCTGCGCGCCGGTCGTCGCGGCTCACTTCGCGGCGCACGGGGTCGACTGGCGTCCCGATCACCTCGTGCGTGACGTCGCGACTGCGCTCGCCATGGCCGAGGCCGGCATCACCGCCGGGGTGGCGCCCGCGATGGCCGTGCCCAGCCCGCCACCGCCGGGCGTGCGGCTGATGCCGCTCGACCCGCCGCTGCATCGGACCGTCTACGCGTGCCACCGCCCGGACGACACCCACGCCGGAGCCTTCGCGCAACTGCTCACAGCTTGA
- a CDS encoding EamA family transporter, which produces MLGAQGAVAVALRHVFAGTAALLVAAIPLWVAVFRAVAGDRPARAAAARLLLGFTGVTVVLVAGSGAGGGWSAWSLLVVAATAGWAGGTHWASRTGSLPAPRAATVLQLVTGGLVLLALGGVLEAPGFKITVGAAGWIAPAYLVIVDSLAGFMLYNRLLRTTDVTVVSTYAYAVPVVACLVGVLVLHEPFRPPVALGAVVIVIAVAAEIRAAR; this is translated from the coding sequence TTGCTGGGAGCCCAGGGCGCGGTCGCCGTGGCCCTGCGGCACGTCTTCGCCGGTACCGCCGCCTTGCTGGTCGCCGCGATCCCGTTGTGGGTGGCGGTGTTCCGCGCCGTGGCCGGGGACCGGCCGGCCCGGGCAGCGGCCGCCCGGCTGCTGCTCGGCTTCACCGGGGTGACCGTGGTGCTGGTCGCCGGTTCCGGTGCCGGCGGCGGATGGTCCGCGTGGAGCCTGCTCGTAGTCGCGGCCACGGCGGGCTGGGCCGGCGGCACGCACTGGGCATCACGGACCGGTTCGCTGCCCGCCCCGCGCGCCGCGACCGTACTCCAGCTCGTGACCGGCGGGCTCGTCCTGCTCGCGCTGGGCGGAGTGCTGGAGGCGCCCGGTTTCAAGATCACCGTCGGCGCCGCCGGCTGGATCGCACCGGCCTACCTGGTGATCGTCGACTCCCTGGCCGGATTCATGCTCTACAACCGGCTGCTGCGCACCACGGACGTCACCGTCGTCAGCACCTACGCCTATGCCGTGCCGGTGGTCGCCTGCCTCGTGGGGGTGCTCGTGCTGCACGAGCCCTTCCGCCCGCCGGTCGCGCTCGGGGCCGTGGTGATCGTGATCGCCGTCGCCGCCGAGATCCGCGCCGCGCGCTAA
- a CDS encoding LVIVD repeat-containing protein has translation MLGVLGGSQVRRRWVRPVLALVTVAATLIATGLPAAACGEDDKPATPAKRTAGDPGAVKGVRAVGNVPDAQGAISANFLQYGRRDVMVVSGEFGLKVYDLTRNPAAPQAIGQLSLPGLWETEDTEVDAQRKLVFLSRDPRAFDGNTHTGESGIYVVDLSRPESPEILSYVRVPAGHTTSCVDGCRYLWTGGPSKADDQPADWGGRPVWVTDVRDPRHPKVHPDPIELARNDGKTDYVHDVQVDAAGVAWVSGRGGVRGYWTSGLHRDPVQGRVRRATADAPVPYAGGGVAETAAPSRFLHNSFHPVGPDADGAWRGHDLVYATEENFVDGCAGDGVLTISSLAGSYGGEGWRSTPAAPFRLQTVGTWSVEGQEGSDPASDDCSAHYFDLRGHVLVQSFYSQGTRFLDVSDPTNPRQIAYFRPADASSWAPYWHDGYVYVADHTRGVDILKLTA, from the coding sequence ATGCTGGGCGTTCTGGGAGGTTCGCAAGTGCGTCGTCGGTGGGTCCGTCCAGTGCTGGCTCTGGTTACGGTGGCTGCGACGCTGATCGCCACCGGTCTGCCCGCCGCGGCCTGCGGTGAGGACGACAAGCCGGCGACGCCGGCCAAGCGCACCGCGGGCGACCCGGGCGCGGTGAAGGGCGTCCGCGCGGTCGGGAACGTGCCCGACGCGCAGGGGGCCATCTCGGCGAACTTCCTGCAGTACGGCCGCCGCGACGTGATGGTGGTGTCCGGCGAGTTCGGGCTCAAGGTCTACGACCTGACCCGGAATCCGGCCGCGCCCCAGGCGATCGGCCAGCTGAGCCTGCCGGGCCTGTGGGAGACCGAGGACACCGAGGTGGACGCGCAGCGCAAGCTGGTCTTCCTCTCGCGCGACCCGCGCGCGTTCGACGGGAACACGCACACCGGCGAGTCCGGCATCTACGTCGTGGACCTCTCGCGGCCGGAGTCGCCGGAGATCCTGAGCTACGTGCGCGTGCCGGCCGGGCACACCACCAGCTGCGTCGACGGCTGCCGCTACCTGTGGACGGGCGGTCCCTCGAAGGCCGACGACCAGCCCGCCGACTGGGGCGGCCGCCCGGTGTGGGTCACCGACGTCCGCGATCCGCGCCACCCCAAGGTCCACCCGGACCCGATCGAACTGGCCCGCAACGACGGCAAGACGGACTACGTGCACGACGTGCAGGTGGACGCCGCGGGCGTCGCGTGGGTTTCGGGCCGCGGCGGCGTGCGCGGTTACTGGACCTCCGGCCTCCACCGCGACCCGGTGCAGGGCCGCGTCCGTCGCGCCACGGCCGACGCCCCGGTGCCCTACGCCGGTGGCGGCGTGGCCGAGACCGCCGCCCCGTCGAGGTTCCTGCACAACAGCTTCCACCCGGTCGGCCCCGATGCCGACGGCGCCTGGCGCGGCCACGACCTGGTGTACGCCACGGAAGAGAACTTCGTCGACGGCTGCGCGGGCGACGGCGTCCTGACCATCTCGTCACTGGCCGGCTCCTACGGCGGCGAGGGCTGGCGCTCGACCCCGGCGGCCCCGTTCCGGCTGCAGACCGTCGGCACCTGGAGCGTCGAGGGCCAGGAAGGCAGCGACCCCGCCTCCGACGACTGCTCCGCGCACTACTTCGACCTGCGCGGACACGTGCTGGTGCAGTCGTTCTACTCGCAGGGCACCCGGTTCCTGGACGTCAGCGATCCGACCAACCCGCGCCAGATCGCCTACTTCCGCCCGGCCGACGCCAGCTCGTGGGCCCCGTACTGGCACGACGGGTATGTGTACGTGGCGGACCACACGCGGGGCGTGGACATCCTGAAGCTCACGGCTTAG
- a CDS encoding peptide ABC transporter substrate-binding protein, translating into MRSRLLALLAAAAVALTGCTAIEPARPGALAVGLQEPGTLLPADVDDQAGRMVTGALWTPLADYDTASGRLTPRAAESITSPDRVHWTVRLRAGGRFHDGTPVTAQSYVDTWKAVAAENWAATPVLTESLRAKEISAPDPATIRIDLDRPSGQVPALLSAPGLVPLPASVLASHDWNGFARHPVGNGPFRLENGWLPGTGGKLVRVTPAPGKANEADLRVGDPAEQYDEVKDGSLDLVTSVPGERHEAMHADFADRHITWPLPEAGYLVFPVRTPRFADATVRHAFALAANREALVEGPLAHQVDPPQALLPPAEAPGERTGTCRPCSFDAAAAKSLLGQSGFTGPATVYFDTGAGSWTSSLAAGLSGTLGVPVTARQRPSDGPLDSPSTVDLKAATPSPAEPLTGLAAAAGYADPGFTQNLAAAESAATPEEAGQLYRVAENQLLRDLPVAPLWTGHGHAVWSPRVHDVAATPFAGINLAALGV; encoded by the coding sequence ATGCGTTCGCGTCTGCTCGCCCTGCTCGCCGCGGCGGCCGTGGCCCTCACCGGCTGCACCGCCATCGAGCCGGCCCGGCCCGGCGCGCTGGCCGTCGGCCTGCAGGAACCGGGCACGCTGCTGCCCGCCGACGTCGACGACCAGGCCGGGCGCATGGTCACCGGCGCGCTCTGGACGCCGCTGGCCGACTACGACACGGCGTCCGGCCGCCTCACCCCGCGCGCCGCCGAGTCGATCACCAGCCCGGACCGCGTGCACTGGACCGTGCGGCTGCGCGCCGGCGGCCGGTTCCACGACGGCACCCCGGTCACCGCGCAGTCCTATGTGGACACGTGGAAGGCCGTCGCCGCGGAGAACTGGGCCGCTACCCCCGTGCTGACGGAGTCGCTGCGCGCCAAGGAGATCTCCGCCCCGGACCCGGCGACGATCCGGATCGACCTCGACCGCCCGTCCGGCCAGGTGCCCGCGCTGCTCTCGGCCCCGGGGCTCGTGCCGCTGCCCGCGTCCGTGCTCGCTTCCCACGACTGGAACGGCTTCGCGCGCCACCCCGTCGGCAACGGCCCGTTCCGGCTGGAAAACGGCTGGCTGCCGGGCACCGGCGGCAAGCTCGTGCGCGTGACACCCGCGCCGGGCAAGGCGAACGAAGCCGACCTGCGCGTCGGGGACCCGGCCGAGCAGTACGACGAGGTCAAGGACGGCTCGCTCGACCTCGTCACCTCGGTGCCGGGCGAGCGGCACGAGGCGATGCACGCCGACTTCGCCGACCGGCACATCACCTGGCCGCTGCCCGAGGCCGGCTACCTGGTGTTCCCCGTGCGCACGCCCCGGTTCGCCGACGCCACCGTGCGGCACGCGTTCGCGCTGGCGGCCAACCGGGAGGCGCTGGTGGAAGGCCCGCTCGCGCACCAGGTCGACCCGCCGCAGGCGCTGCTGCCTCCCGCCGAGGCCCCCGGCGAGCGCACCGGCACCTGCCGGCCGTGCTCGTTCGACGCGGCGGCCGCGAAGTCGCTGCTCGGCCAGTCCGGCTTCACCGGCCCGGCCACGGTCTACTTCGACACCGGCGCCGGCTCCTGGACCAGCTCGCTGGCCGCCGGCTTGAGCGGGACGCTCGGTGTGCCCGTGACCGCGCGGCAGAGGCCGTCCGACGGGCCGCTGGACAGTCCGTCCACAGTGGACCTTAAGGCCGCCACCCCGAGCCCGGCGGAGCCGCTCACCGGCCTCGCCGCCGCGGCGGGGTATGCGGACCCGGGGTTCACGCAGAACCTCGCGGCCGCCGAGTCCGCCGCGACGCCCGAGGAGGCCGGGCAGCTCTACCGCGTCGCCGAGAACCAGCTGCTGCGCGACCTGCCCGTCGCGCCCCTCTGGACGGGGCACGGGCACGCCGTCTGGTCGCCGCGCGTGCACGACGTCGCCGCGACGCCGTTCGCGGGCATCAACTTGGCGGCCCTCGGGGTCTGA
- a CDS encoding LysR family transcriptional regulator: MVSLRQLEYLVTVVDTGSFTRAAEQLYVTQPALSHQMRALEQTVGGPLLERLPRAVRLTPMGRAMLPHARAALADAERARCAARQAGGLIAGELLVATVYSVSLGVLPPALRVWRRERPEVDVRLFEYRHGTEMREAMTAGEADVAIGPVPEGWDGPVRELGTEEFVVVLPTDSTGSTGNASEQSADGTVDLATLADCAWVHYAPGHGLAELVDQVCADAGFRPRPAVRTEQTAAAPILAAAGLGPALVPANVLPPRFEGRVLRPSTPVRRRLAAYTRPGPDPLTSGFVDVLAEHATV, from the coding sequence ATGGTCAGCCTGCGGCAGCTCGAATACCTGGTCACGGTCGTCGACACGGGTTCGTTCACGCGGGCGGCCGAACAGCTGTACGTGACGCAACCGGCCCTTTCGCACCAGATGCGGGCGCTGGAGCAGACCGTCGGCGGCCCGCTGCTGGAGCGGCTGCCGCGCGCGGTGCGGCTGACGCCGATGGGGCGCGCGATGCTGCCTCACGCGCGGGCGGCGCTGGCCGATGCCGAGCGCGCCCGGTGCGCGGCCCGGCAGGCGGGCGGCCTGATTGCCGGTGAGCTGCTGGTCGCGACGGTCTACTCGGTGAGCCTCGGGGTACTCCCGCCGGCGCTGCGCGTGTGGCGCCGCGAACGGCCGGAGGTCGACGTGCGCCTGTTCGAGTACCGGCACGGCACCGAGATGCGCGAGGCGATGACGGCGGGGGAGGCCGACGTCGCGATCGGCCCGGTCCCCGAGGGCTGGGACGGGCCCGTGCGTGAACTCGGCACGGAGGAGTTCGTGGTGGTGCTGCCCACCGACAGCACCGGCAGCACCGGCAACGCGTCCGAACAAAGCGCGGACGGGACCGTCGACCTGGCCACGCTGGCCGACTGCGCGTGGGTGCACTACGCGCCAGGGCACGGTCTCGCCGAGCTGGTGGACCAGGTCTGCGCCGACGCGGGTTTCCGGCCGCGGCCCGCGGTGCGCACGGAGCAGACCGCCGCGGCGCCGATCCTGGCGGCGGCGGGCCTCGGGCCGGCGCTGGTGCCCGCGAACGTCCTGCCGCCGCGTTTCGAGGGCCGGGTCCTGCGGCCGTCCACTCCGGTCCGCCGCCGGCTCGCCGCCTACACCCGTCCTGGCCCGGACCCGCTGACCTCGGGGTTCGTCGACGTGCTGGCCGAGCACGCGACCGTGTGA
- a CDS encoding SDR family oxidoreductase produces MSTAHNVALVAGANGIIGRNLIEHLRGLGGWDVVGLSRRGGPGTIAVDLLDAADTRAKLADAGDTTHLFYAAYQDRPSWAELVAPNVAMLESLVNGLEPAAPGLRHVSLMQGYKVYGAHLGPFKTPARETDAGHMPPEFNVGQQAFLERRRAGQAWSWSAIRPSVVGGTTLGGTRSGNPMNLALVIAVYASISKKLGLPLRFPGRPGAYTSLLEMTDARLLAEATVWAATSTADQAYNIANGDLFRWSELWPKIAAYFELEVAPPLPMSLDVVMADKGPLWTEMAAEHGLKPSYADVSAWGFGDFVFSWDYDMFADTSKSRRAGFHSYVETEQMFYRLFDEFRRERVIP; encoded by the coding sequence ATGAGCACAGCGCACAACGTCGCCCTGGTCGCCGGGGCGAACGGGATCATCGGCCGGAACCTGATCGAGCACCTGCGCGGCCTCGGCGGCTGGGACGTCGTCGGCCTCTCACGCCGCGGCGGGCCCGGCACCATCGCCGTCGACCTGCTCGACGCGGCCGACACCCGCGCGAAGCTGGCGGACGCCGGCGACACGACCCATTTGTTCTACGCCGCCTACCAGGACCGGCCCAGCTGGGCCGAACTCGTCGCGCCGAATGTGGCGATGCTCGAGAGCCTGGTGAACGGCCTCGAACCCGCCGCGCCCGGGCTGCGGCACGTGAGCCTGATGCAGGGTTACAAGGTCTACGGCGCGCACCTCGGCCCGTTCAAGACGCCCGCGCGCGAGACCGACGCGGGCCACATGCCGCCCGAGTTCAACGTCGGCCAGCAGGCGTTCCTCGAACGCCGCCGTGCCGGCCAGGCGTGGTCGTGGTCGGCGATCCGGCCGTCCGTGGTCGGCGGGACGACGCTCGGTGGGACAAGATCGGGAAACCCGATGAACCTGGCGCTGGTGATCGCGGTGTACGCGTCGATCTCGAAGAAACTCGGCCTGCCGCTGCGGTTTCCGGGCCGCCCGGGCGCGTACACCAGCCTCCTGGAGATGACCGACGCGCGGCTGCTGGCCGAGGCGACGGTGTGGGCCGCGACCTCGACGGCGGACCAGGCGTACAACATCGCCAACGGCGACCTGTTCCGCTGGAGCGAGCTGTGGCCGAAGATCGCCGCCTACTTCGAGCTGGAAGTCGCGCCGCCGCTGCCGATGTCCCTGGACGTCGTGATGGCCGACAAAGGTCCACTATGGACGGAAATGGCGGCGGAGCACGGCCTCAAGCCCTCGTACGCCGACGTCTCCGCCTGGGGTTTCGGCGACTTCGTGTTCTCCTGGGACTACGACATGTTCGCCGACACCTCGAAGTCCCGGCGCGCCGGGTTCCACTCCTACGTGGAGACCGAGCAGATGTTCTACCGGCTCTTCGACGAGTTCCGCCGCGAGCGCGTGATCCCCTGA
- a CDS encoding SDR family oxidoreductase, whose translation MTGKTAVVTGAGSGLGRRIARALLGAGYQVALAGRREEALRETADGDGNALAVPVDVADPEAVEGLFTAVRERWGRLDLLVNNAGVSVGGTVADLSVDDWRRTVDTNLTGMFLCAQQAVRLMRDQDPRGGRIINNGSISAHAPRPASVGYTATKHAVTGLTRSISLDGRAWNVACGQIDIGNAATEMTERMADGVPQPDGRVVAEPTFDAGHVADAVLYMAALPLDTNVQFLTITATTMPFIGRG comes from the coding sequence ATGACCGGGAAGACGGCGGTGGTCACCGGGGCGGGCTCCGGGCTGGGCCGGCGGATCGCCCGTGCGCTGCTCGGCGCGGGTTACCAGGTGGCGCTGGCCGGGCGCCGCGAGGAAGCGCTGCGGGAGACCGCGGACGGTGACGGGAACGCGCTGGCCGTGCCCGTCGACGTCGCCGATCCCGAGGCCGTCGAGGGGCTGTTCACGGCCGTCCGCGAGCGATGGGGACGGCTCGACCTGCTGGTCAACAACGCCGGTGTGTCCGTCGGCGGCACTGTCGCGGACCTGTCCGTGGACGACTGGCGCCGCACCGTCGACACCAACCTCACCGGCATGTTCCTGTGCGCGCAGCAGGCCGTGCGCCTGATGCGGGACCAGGACCCGAGGGGCGGCCGGATCATCAACAACGGCTCGATCTCCGCGCACGCCCCGCGCCCGGCCAGCGTCGGCTACACCGCCACCAAACACGCGGTGACCGGGCTGACCCGCTCGATCTCCCTCGACGGCCGGGCCTGGAACGTCGCGTGTGGACAGATCGACATCGGCAACGCGGCCACCGAGATGACCGAGCGCATGGCCGACGGCGTCCCCCAGCCCGACGGCCGTGTGGTCGCGGAGCCGACGTTCGACGCCGGCCACGTCGCCGATGCCGTGCTGTACATGGCCGCGCTGCCCCTGGACACGAACGTCCAGTTCCTCACCATCACGGCCACCACCATGCCGTTCATCGGCCGCGGCTAG
- a CDS encoding class I SAM-dependent methyltransferase, translated as MGPRDTLLAGLARQLGHPSGLRGRAVGRLLNRANRGRVTAAVEALAVRRGETALDIGFGGGLGLDLLLRATNGGTVHGVELSATMLARARRTFPANVTAGRLVLHEGTMTALPLPDASVTAAITVNTVYFVSDLAAAFTEIARVLAPGGRFVLGIGDPAAMAKAPFTDHGFRLRPVEELERALVAAGLVVHRHDRIGEGLAAFHLLVTEAA; from the coding sequence ATGGGACCACGAGACACTCTGCTCGCCGGCCTCGCGCGGCAGCTCGGCCACCCGAGCGGGCTGCGCGGCCGCGCCGTCGGACGGCTGCTCAACCGCGCGAACCGCGGCCGCGTAACGGCGGCGGTCGAGGCACTGGCGGTGCGCCGCGGCGAAACGGCGCTGGACATCGGCTTCGGCGGTGGCCTCGGCCTCGACCTGCTGCTCCGAGCCACGAACGGCGGCACCGTGCACGGCGTCGAGCTGTCGGCCACGATGCTCGCCCGCGCCCGCCGCACGTTCCCCGCGAACGTCACCGCGGGACGGCTCGTGCTGCACGAGGGCACCATGACCGCCCTGCCGTTGCCGGACGCCTCCGTGACGGCCGCGATCACGGTCAACACGGTGTACTTCGTGTCGGACCTGGCCGCGGCCTTCACGGAGATCGCCCGGGTCCTGGCGCCGGGCGGCCGCTTCGTCCTCGGCATCGGCGACCCGGCCGCGATGGCCAAGGCCCCCTTCACCGACCACGGCTTCCGGCTGCGGCCGGTGGAGGAGCTGGAACGCGCCCTCGTCGCGGCCGGCCTGGTGGTGCACCGGCACGATCGGATCGGCGAGGGACTGGCGGCGTTCCACCTCCTGGTGACCGAAGCGGCGTGA
- a CDS encoding DUF1905 domain-containing protein codes for MEFEFEFGGELWFWRGPAPWYFITVPDEECRLLQEESASVSYGWGMIPVRARIGDSTWSTSLFPKDGRYVVPVKAAVRRAERLEEGDVPTVQLAIRG; via the coding sequence GTGGAGTTCGAATTCGAGTTCGGTGGCGAACTGTGGTTCTGGCGCGGTCCGGCGCCGTGGTACTTCATCACCGTGCCGGACGAGGAGTGCCGGCTGCTGCAGGAGGAGTCGGCGTCGGTGAGCTACGGCTGGGGCATGATCCCGGTCCGGGCGCGGATCGGGGACAGCACCTGGTCGACCTCGCTGTTCCCGAAGGACGGGCGTTACGTCGTGCCGGTGAAGGCCGCGGTGCGGCGGGCCGAACGGCTGGAGGAGGGCGATGTCCCGACTGTGCAGCTGGCGATCCGGGGGTGA
- a CDS encoding S8 family serine peptidase, which produces MVRFRRVAARSVPVAVGALLLTAGVSAAQPSAADTAAARTEAGINALQGIKKTLTPAELKQSSQLVVEKRLRADRTLAAELPGYRSGLAIGQSGTVSVDITGAAGTAVSRAVQTAGGTVRYATPDGAVRADLPLSAVDAIAARGDVTTVAPAAQAMTWNESDPQQQQRQQLAAKAVAATQVSEGDKAHGADTARTKYGVNGTGIKVCVLSDGVDSLSKSQTAGELPTVDVLSGQAGSGDEGTAMLEIVHDLAPGATLGFATAFGSEAGFAANIRALRTTGKCTVIVDDVAYFDESPFQDTQVAQAVNDVTAAGALYFSSAGNSGNLTDGSSGYYEGDFRASDTALPGVTGTPHDFDPGSATQTSDALSAGSLGKPVALFWSDPWGKSANDYDLYILDSAGNVVASGTNKQTGSQDPYESATVPSTGSGYRVAVVKTSGADRFLALNVIRGRFVDSGSLKAFSTAGVTSGHSAAAAAFSVAAAPAATAFGRALETGDPANPTGPYPGLFTAASKWERFSSDGRRHMFYNADGTALTPGNVSSTGGATRAKPDITAADGVATSVTGFQPFYGTSAAAPHAAAIAALLLSGKPAATPAEVRTALVSSAIDLGAPGYDPVTGNGVIMAGPALAALGVPAK; this is translated from the coding sequence ATGGTGAGATTCAGGCGGGTCGCCGCGCGCTCGGTGCCGGTCGCGGTGGGCGCCTTGCTGCTGACGGCCGGCGTGTCGGCCGCCCAGCCGTCGGCTGCCGACACCGCCGCGGCCCGCACCGAAGCCGGGATCAACGCGTTGCAGGGCATCAAGAAGACGCTGACGCCCGCCGAGCTCAAGCAGTCGAGCCAGCTCGTCGTCGAGAAGCGCCTGCGCGCGGACCGGACGCTGGCCGCCGAACTCCCCGGCTACCGCTCCGGCCTCGCGATCGGCCAGTCCGGCACGGTGTCCGTCGACATCACCGGCGCGGCGGGCACGGCCGTGTCGCGCGCCGTCCAGACGGCCGGCGGCACGGTCCGCTACGCGACGCCGGACGGTGCCGTGCGCGCCGATCTGCCGCTGTCCGCCGTGGACGCGATCGCGGCCCGCGGTGACGTCACCACCGTCGCGCCCGCGGCGCAGGCCATGACGTGGAACGAGTCCGACCCGCAACAGCAGCAGCGGCAGCAGCTGGCCGCGAAGGCCGTCGCCGCGACGCAGGTGTCCGAGGGGGACAAGGCGCACGGCGCCGACACCGCGCGCACGAAGTACGGCGTGAACGGCACGGGCATCAAGGTGTGCGTGCTCTCCGACGGCGTGGACTCGCTGTCGAAGTCGCAGACCGCGGGTGAGCTGCCCACCGTCGACGTGCTGTCCGGCCAGGCCGGCAGCGGCGACGAGGGCACCGCGATGCTGGAGATCGTGCACGACCTCGCGCCGGGCGCGACGCTCGGCTTCGCGACCGCCTTCGGCAGCGAGGCGGGCTTCGCCGCGAACATCCGCGCGCTGCGCACCACCGGCAAGTGCACCGTGATCGTGGACGACGTCGCCTACTTCGACGAGTCGCCGTTCCAGGACACGCAGGTCGCGCAGGCCGTCAACGACGTCACGGCCGCCGGCGCGCTGTACTTCTCCTCGGCCGGCAACTCCGGCAACCTGACCGACGGCTCCAGCGGCTACTACGAGGGCGACTTCCGCGCTTCGGACACCGCGCTGCCGGGCGTGACCGGCACGCCGCACGACTTCGACCCCGGCAGCGCCACCCAGACCAGCGACGCGCTGTCCGCGGGCTCGCTGGGCAAGCCGGTGGCGCTGTTCTGGTCCGACCCGTGGGGCAAGTCCGCCAACGACTACGACCTGTACATCCTCGACTCCGCCGGCAACGTCGTCGCCTCCGGCACGAACAAGCAGACCGGCTCGCAGGACCCGTACGAGAGCGCGACCGTGCCCAGCACCGGTTCGGGCTACCGCGTCGCCGTGGTGAAGACCAGCGGCGCCGACCGGTTCCTCGCGCTGAACGTGATCCGCGGCCGGTTCGTGGACTCGGGCTCGCTCAAGGCGTTCAGCACGGCGGGCGTGACCTCGGGCCACTCGGCGGCGGCCGCGGCCTTCAGCGTGGCGGCGGCCCCGGCGGCGACGGCGTTCGGCCGCGCGCTGGAGACCGGCGACCCGGCGAACCCGACCGGCCCGTACCCCGGCCTGTTCACCGCGGCGAGCAAGTGGGAGCGCTTCTCCTCCGACGGCCGGCGGCACATGTTCTACAACGCCGACGGCACCGCCCTCACCCCCGGCAACGTCTCCTCGACCGGCGGCGCGACCCGCGCCAAGCCGGACATCACGGCGGCCGACGGCGTCGCCACGTCCGTGACGGGGTTCCAGCCCTTCTACGGCACGTCGGCCGCGGCCCCGCACGCCGCGGCCATCGCCGCCCTGCTGCTGTCCGGCAAGCCTGCCGCGACCCCGGCCGAAGTCCGCACAGCCCTGGTCTCGAGCGCGATCGACCTCGGTGCGCCCGGGTATGACCCGGTGACCGGGAACGGCGTGATCATGGCCGGCCCGGCACTGGCCGCGCTGGGTGTACCCGCGAAGTAG